A region from the Fusarium musae strain F31 chromosome 1, whole genome shotgun sequence genome encodes:
- the CSN12 gene encoding COP9 signalosome (CSN) subunit (EggNog:ENOG41), whose amino-acid sequence MNTLFDQFAEAHSQKNGYKLAQTLSPVAPPDDPHRLMAVWRSTNSHSVKGDIKHFVKSSTSHRRKMSHDESTGWVEVYTSYWKAIAEILAGESGKSTWTKVYEAWKELTSVLIRGYNSHGFEAWTIPSLYMVGKYLRLFAIKSDEERQAKTFDNGPGASLISDDFDPETDKQLQLRDCEGHLKRIFSLCLNDRAPLEESRKWGIYFVINLLFKTYFKLNSASLSRTILKTLAVYNDKGDMPPLEMFPKSQRVTFKFYEGVLLFLEENYNKAESHLNEAWQLCHKDALRQSERILTYLIPCRLLTSHVLPTKALLENYPRLQGLFLPLANCIKSGNLQAFDKALQDGEAEFVKRRIYLTLERGRDIALRNLLRKVFIAGGFDEPKEGETTPVRRTRIPVAEFQAAVSMGSGHTVDPDEVECMLANMIYKELMKGYIARERGIVVLSKKGAFPGTGL is encoded by the exons ATGAACACCCTCTTCGATCAGTTTGCGGAAGCTCATTCCCAGAAAAATGGTTACAAACTCGCGCAAACACTATCGCCTGTAGCTCCGCCAGATGACCCTCATCGCCTCATGGCTGTTTGGCGTAGTACGAATTCTCACAGCGTTAAGGGCGACATCAAGCACTTTGTCAAGAGCAGCACATCCCATCGACGGAAaatgagccatgatgaaagtACGGGCTGGGTTGAGGTGTACACCTCATATTGGAAAGCTATTGCTGAGATCTTGGCGGGAGAGAGCGGCAAG TCTACGTGGACTAAAGTATATGAGGCATGGAAGGAACTGACCTCAGTACTCATCCGCGGATACAACTCACACGGTTTCGAAGCGTGGACTATCCCCTCACTCTATATGGTGGGCAAGTACCTACGATTATTTGCGATTAAATCCGACGAGGAGCGCCAAGCGAAGACTTTTGACAATGGCCCTGGAGCTTCGTTGATATCGGACGATTTCGACCCAGAAACGGATAAGCAACTTCAATTAAGAGACTGCGAAGGACATCTCAAACGCATCTTTTCGCTTTGTCTTAATGACAG AGCACCCCTTGAGGAATCACGGAAATGGGGTATCTACTTCGTTATCAACCTTCTTTTCAAGACCTACTTCAAGTTGAACTCGGCTTCCTTGTCGCGAACTATCCTTAAGACGCTGGCTGTGTACAATGACAAGGGCGATATGCCGCCTCTGGAAATGTTCCCAAAGTCCCAGCGAGTGACTTTCAAGTTTTACGAGGGCGTATTACTATTCCTTGAGGAGAATTACAATAAG GCCGAATCCCATCTTAATGAAGCGTGGCAACTATGTCACAAAGACGCTCTCCGTCAATCCGA ACGAATCCTGACCTATCTCATCCCTTGCCGCCTCCTCACCAGTCATGTCCTTCCTACCAAAGCCCTTCTCGAGAATTATCCTCGTCTACAGGGACTCTTCCTGCCTCTGGCCAACTGTATCAAATCCGGTAACCTACAAGCCTTCGATAAGGCTCTACAAGATGGTGAGGCTGAGTTCGTCAAGCGGCGTATTTACCTTACCCTTGAGAGAGGCCGAGACATCGCCTTGCGTAACCTGCTACGTAAGGTCTTCATTGCTGGTGGCTTTGACGAACCAAAAGAGGGCGAGACGACCCCGGTTCGCCGTACAAGAATACCTGTGGCCGAGTTCCAGGCTGCAGTTAGCATGGGAAGCGGTCATACGGTCGACCCGGATGAAGTCGAGTGCATGCTGGCCAATATGATTTACAAA GAACTTATGAAAGGTTATATTGCACGAGAACGAGGCATCGTGGTGTTGTCCAAGAAAGGCGCCTTCCCCGGCACAGGATTGTGA
- the RPL20A gene encoding 60S ribosomal protein L20A: MSSGRLQEYEVIGRHLPTEANPTPALYRMTIFAPNETVAKSRYWYFLRGLKKVKKATGEIVSVKTIHEKHPLKVKNFGIWIRYDSRSGTHNMYKEYRELSRTDAVESLYSDMAARHRARFRSIHILRVVEIEKTEDIKRPYIRQLTQKGLSFPLPHRITKENTKKLFSAKRPSTFA, encoded by the exons ATGTCTTCAGGCCGTCTTCAGGAATACGAGGTCATTGGGCGCCACTTGCCCACCGAGGCTAACCCTACCCCCGCCCTCTACCGCATGACCATCTTCGCTCCCAACGAGACGGTCGCCAAGTCCCGATACTGGTACTTCTTGCGCggtctcaagaaggtcaagaaggccacTGGTGAGATTGTCAGCGTTAAGACT ATCCACGAGAAGCACCCCCTCAAGGTTAAGAATTTCGGCATTTGGATCCGATATGACTCTCGTTCCGGCACGCACAACATGTACAAGGAGTACCGTGAGCTGTCCCGAACAGATGCTGTCGAGTCTCTCTACTCCGACATGGCTGCCCGCCACCGTGCTCGTTTCAGGTCCATCCAC ATCCTCCGCGTCgtcgagattgagaagaccGAGGACATCAAGCGACCCTACATCCGCCAGCTGACCCAGAAGGGACTCAGCTTCCCTCTCCCCCACCGCATCACCAAGGagaacaccaagaagctcttcaGCGCGAAGCGACCTTCCACTTTCGCTTAG
- a CDS encoding hypothetical protein (EggNog:ENOG41), whose product MRSMFSLWPRLCLSLKKTNKTYSKAPPEISRLESIVNQADPAKLKQLDEGDIQSLRGSTSLSATLDNRCDESQAVAAQAANLETGEQYLGSGFWGNLCAEVEGIRQALNQPSEDSDDEEEGESPESVDMASTGPSGFLLGNSDYTSRQPLIHPPPNMMIRLWTIYTRNVDPLMKILHRPTISKHFQAYIESPTTHTFTPEINAVLFAIYFCAAVCLTPESCLKQLGENKEILTRRYRVAVERALAEADYLSTTKIEPLQALTLYTSMMRVHLHDRTSWVLTSLIIRIAQGLNLHRDGDGHRFTPFVAEMRRRLWHFIVVLDIRGSEDRGSDAILTRSGFDTAEPTPIDDDDFGPDSIGPLIPKTTPADNVVCLCTAMCSGIFGFISHPHYSPRGEPEHFLYTEEELISHIRQLETSFIHTAKPSHLPSIYASEIARIVILKLWLNIQYPFTGGPAPDRPRVSKETMLRTAISIIELRERMTKNQWEDRFAWWTDTYVQWHPLAVALAELCVQTEGELVDKAWVVVERTFPSSREHIADTAKGSLWRPIKKLLKKARAARTEALLKRMDFNSSMNLDPAAAFIPPAMNNMAQPLQYGTNQQMNIPSSGPGLAAQYDTSSMDPSILFDPPETLNLDFGMGLEQGVPMEWTYWTEFFNDTQIETSPGSGTGEST is encoded by the exons ATGCGGTCAATGTTCTCGCTTTGGCCTCGACTGTGTCTTTCCCTCAAGAAAACCAACAAGACGTACTCCAAGGCCCCGCCAGA GATCAGTCGTCTTGAGAGCATCGTCAACCAGGCCGACCCCGCCAAACTGAAGCAATTGGATGAGGGGGACATCCAGAGTCTCCGAGGCTCAACCTCACTTTCGGCAACGCTGGATAACCGATGTGATGAGTCTCAAGCAGTAGCAGCGCAGGCTGCCAATTTAGAGACTGGCGAACAGTATCTCGGTTCGGGCTTTTGGGGAAACTTAtgtgctgaggttgagggaaTTCGACAAGCGTTGAATCAACCTTCTGAGGacagtgacgatgaagaagagggtgaAAGCCCGGAGTCAGTAGATATGGCATCTACGGGTCCTTCGGGCTTCTTACTTGGAAACTCCGACTACACATCGAGGCAACCGCTAATACACCCTCCACCGAATATGATGATACGGCTCTGGACCATTTACACCCGCAATGTCGATCCTCTCATGAAGATTCTGCATCGACCAACCATCAGCAAACATTTCCAAGCCTACATCGAGTCACCGACAACACACACATTCACTCCCGAGATCAACGCTGTCTTATTCGCCATATACTTCTGTGCAGCTGTTTGCCTGACACCAGAATCATGTCTGAAGCAATTGGGtgaaaataaagaaattctCACAAGACGATACCGTGTTGCGGTGGAGCGGGCACTCGCCGAAGCGGACTATCTCAGCACAACCAAGATCGAGCCTCTGCAAGCCCTGACGCTCTATACAAGCATGATGCGTGTTCATTTACACGACCGGACATCTTGGGTTCTCACATCACTTATTATCCGAATTGCCCAAGGACTCAACCTCCACcgcgatggtgatggtcaCCGTTTCACACCATTTGTCGCCGAGATGAGGCGTCGTCTATGGCATTTCATCGTTGTTCTCGACATCCGCGGGTCAGAAGACCGCGGTTCTGATGCAATACTTACCCGGTCAGGTTTTGATACAGCAGAGCCCACGcccattgatgatgatgattttggACCTGATTCTATAGGTCCCTTGATACCCAAAACAACGCCTGCCGACAACGTTGTATGTTTATGTACTGCCATGTGCTCAGGCATCTTCGGCTTCATATCGCATCCGCATTACAGCCCTCGAGGCGAACCGGAGCATTTCTTATATACCGAAGAGGAGCTGATTTCTCATATACGTCAATTGGAAACCAGCTTCATCCACACTGCCAAACCTTCCCATCTCCCCTCTATTTACGCCTCTGAAATTGCTCGCATCGTCATTCTAAAGCTTTGGCTTAATATTCAATATCCTTTCACCGGTGGACCAGCTCCCGACCGACCTCGAGTATCAAAGGAGACCATGTTGCGCACTGCGATCTCGATTATTGAGCTGCGAGAGCGTATGACAAAGAATCAGTGGGAAGATCGGTTTGCCTGGTGGACAGACACTTATGTGCAATGGCATCCTCTCGCGGTTGCATTAGCAGAACTCTGCGTGCAGACAGAGGGAGAGTTGGTAGACAAGGCCTGGGTAGTCGTGGAGAGAACATTTCCATCGTCACGAGAGCACATTGCAGATACAGCGAAAGGTTCACTTTGGCGACCTATCAAAAAGCTGCTCAAGAAAGCGAGAGCGGCGAGAACTGAAGCGCTTCTCAAACGTATGGATTTTAACTCCAGCATGAACCTGGACCCTGCAGCAGCTTTCATACCCCCAGCTATGAATAATATGGCTCAACCATTGCAGTATGGTACAAACCAACAGATGAACATTCCTTCATCTGGGCCAGGCTTGGCAGCACAGTACGACACGAGCAGTATGGATCCCTCAATACTGTTCGATCCACCAGAAACATTGAATCTCGACTTTGGTATGGGCTTGGAGCAAGGCGTGCCTATGGAATGGACATATTGGACAGAATTTTTCAACGATACACAGATAGAAACATCTCCAGGGAGCGGGACAGGCGAGTCGACATGA